Proteins encoded together in one Bifidobacteriaceae bacterium window:
- a CDS encoding AI-2E family transporter, translating to MARRFDQERRLVQTWRVQNTSPQLDGVPRWLQVGAGNAWRMLVLLAAVYIAGRGVMEVELVAVALFVSFVITSVLRPLVNLLDRIRWMPRPLATGMGFIVAVGVIGGIGTFVGVSVANQIPRLTDELINGIDAINEMLSRLPAPFDDLDLGSLGETVSNWIRENSSTLVGEVITRFGVVAEVLTALILALFCSVFFINSGTSIWQWLLSQFRSETAAKLDAAGLAAWTTFSGYTRGIVIVGVTNGLFAGLALAFMGIPLATPIGVLVSMGTFIPYVGSAIAMTVAIVVALAAKGPWWALAVVALVVLIGQIEGHLLQPLIMSKQVRLHPVAVAVAVVAGALTAGVVGAIVAVPAVAVCWAVFSRLRAISAELTGELEEPPKAAGKASS from the coding sequence ATGGCCCGTCGGTTCGACCAGGAGCGGCGGCTGGTCCAAACTTGGAGGGTGCAAAACACGTCGCCCCAGTTGGACGGCGTTCCGCGCTGGCTGCAGGTTGGCGCCGGGAACGCCTGGCGCATGCTGGTGCTTCTGGCCGCGGTTTACATAGCCGGGCGGGGCGTCATGGAAGTCGAACTCGTGGCCGTCGCCCTGTTCGTCTCCTTCGTCATCACATCCGTGCTCCGCCCGCTGGTGAACCTGCTGGACCGCATCCGCTGGATGCCGCGGCCGCTGGCCACCGGGATGGGCTTCATTGTCGCGGTCGGCGTGATCGGGGGGATCGGCACCTTTGTGGGCGTCAGCGTCGCCAACCAGATACCGCGCCTGACCGACGAGCTCATCAACGGGATCGACGCGATCAACGAGATGCTCTCCAGGTTGCCCGCCCCCTTTGACGACCTGGACCTGGGCTCATTGGGCGAGACGGTTTCAAACTGGATCCGCGAAAACTCCTCGACACTGGTCGGCGAGGTCATCACGCGGTTCGGCGTGGTCGCCGAAGTCCTGACCGCGTTGATCCTGGCCCTGTTCTGCTCGGTCTTCTTCATCAATTCCGGCACCTCGATCTGGCAATGGCTGCTAAGCCAGTTCCGCTCCGAAACCGCCGCCAAGCTCGACGCGGCGGGGCTGGCCGCCTGGACCACCTTCTCCGGGTACACCCGGGGAATCGTCATAGTGGGCGTCACCAACGGACTGTTCGCCGGCCTCGCCCTTGCCTTTATGGGGATTCCCCTCGCCACGCCGATCGGCGTCCTGGTTTCGATGGGCACATTCATCCCCTACGTCGGCTCGGCCATCGCCATGACGGTCGCCATCGTGGTGGCGCTCGCCGCCAAAGGCCCCTGGTGGGCGCTGGCGGTGGTGGCGCTGGTGGTGCTGATCGGCCAGATCGAGGGCCACCTCCTACAGCCGCTGATCATGTCCAAGCAGGTCCGCCTGCATCCGGTGGCCGTGGCCGTGGCCGTGGTGGCGGGCGCCCTGACCGCCGGCGTGGTCGGCGCGATCGTGGCGGTCCCGGCCGTGGCGGTCTGCTGGGCCGTCTTCTCCCGCCTCCGCGCAATCAGCGCCGAATTGACCGGCGAGTTGGAGGAACCGCCCAAAGCCGCGGGTAAAGCCTCAAGTTGA
- the rarD gene encoding EamA family transporter RarD: MPDPRDRPKPGRRTGPALGVGAYFLWGLLPLYLLLAEPAGALEVIAHRLIWSAVMLLVIVAATGQFASLWRAFANLRALGALSLAGVLLTVNWLVFVWAIYHGQLVNAALGYFINPLVSVLLGVVLLGERLRAVQWAAVGVGAVAVVAVGFGVGSFPAVALALAFSFGFYGYIEKRVGGGVSAVTSLSVETLVMVPFGLAYAVALGTRGEAAFGANGPWHALIMVGLGAVTLAPLLLFNGAARRLPLSVLGLIQYFCPVMQFITGVVFLHESMPPVRWAGFGLVWVALIVLSADAVWRSRRSASRRRVPASP; encoded by the coding sequence GTGCCTGACCCGCGCGATCGCCCCAAACCCGGTCGGCGGACCGGGCCGGCCCTCGGGGTCGGGGCGTATTTCCTCTGGGGCCTGCTGCCGCTCTATCTGTTGCTGGCGGAGCCGGCCGGCGCCCTTGAGGTCATAGCGCACCGGCTGATCTGGTCGGCGGTCATGCTGCTTGTCATTGTGGCGGCGACCGGTCAGTTCGCCTCGCTTTGGCGGGCCTTCGCCAATCTGCGGGCACTGGGGGCGCTGAGCCTGGCGGGGGTGTTGCTGACCGTCAACTGGCTGGTCTTCGTCTGGGCCATTTACCACGGCCAACTTGTCAACGCGGCGCTCGGCTATTTCATAAACCCGCTGGTCAGCGTGCTGTTGGGGGTGGTACTGCTGGGCGAGCGGCTCCGGGCCGTGCAATGGGCCGCAGTCGGGGTGGGCGCCGTCGCGGTGGTCGCCGTGGGCTTCGGCGTCGGCTCCTTCCCGGCCGTGGCGTTGGCCCTCGCGTTCAGCTTCGGCTTCTACGGCTACATCGAGAAGCGGGTCGGCGGCGGCGTCTCCGCCGTCACGTCGCTCAGCGTGGAGACCCTGGTCATGGTGCCGTTTGGGTTGGCCTACGCGGTGGCGCTGGGGACGCGCGGCGAGGCGGCCTTCGGCGCCAACGGCCCGTGGCACGCGCTGATAATGGTCGGCTTGGGCGCGGTCACCTTGGCGCCGCTGCTGCTGTTCAACGGCGCGGCCCGCCGCCTGCCGCTGTCCGTCCTCGGCTTGATCCAATACTTCTGTCCGGTGATGCAGTTCATCACCGGCGTGGTGTTCCTCCACGAGTCCATGCCGCCGGTCCGCTGGGCCGGTTTCGGCTTGGTTTGGGTGGCGCTTATCGTCTTGTCCGCCGATGCCGTCTGGCGCTCCCGGCGCTCCGCCTCACGCCGGCGGGTGCCCGCCTCGCCGTAG
- a CDS encoding NAD-dependent protein deacylase — translation MSPLQDMIDASRRIVFFGGAGVSTESGIPDFRSADGLYMAGGPIPPEVILSRSFFEAHPREFFEFHRQNVLHPEARPNAAHRKLAELERAGRLAAVVTQNIDGLHQTAGSVNVIELHGSAHRNQCALCGRQHPMEVVYRAEGIPRCDCGGVIEPAVVLYEDPLDRNVIAAAVKAITGADMLIIGGTSLVVYPAAGLVDYFEGDRLVVINKGGPVGAGDLAGRALMISQPIGEVLAEIEVRPVGGA, via the coding sequence GTGAGCCCGTTGCAAGACATGATCGACGCGTCGCGCCGGATCGTTTTCTTTGGCGGAGCGGGCGTGTCCACCGAATCGGGGATTCCGGATTTCCGGTCCGCGGACGGGCTGTACATGGCGGGCGGTCCAATCCCGCCGGAGGTCATCTTGTCGCGCAGCTTCTTCGAGGCGCATCCGCGCGAGTTCTTCGAGTTTCACCGCCAAAACGTGCTCCACCCGGAGGCGCGCCCCAACGCGGCCCACCGCAAACTGGCCGAACTCGAGCGGGCGGGCCGCCTGGCGGCGGTGGTCACGCAGAACATCGACGGCCTGCACCAGACCGCGGGCTCGGTTAACGTCATCGAACTGCACGGTTCCGCGCATCGCAACCAGTGCGCCCTCTGCGGACGGCAACACCCCATGGAAGTGGTCTACCGGGCCGAGGGGATCCCGCGCTGCGACTGCGGCGGGGTGATCGAACCGGCGGTGGTCCTTTACGAGGATCCGCTCGACCGTAATGTGATCGCCGCCGCCGTCAAGGCGATCACTGGGGCGGACATGCTGATCATTGGCGGCACCTCACTCGTGGTGTATCCCGCGGCCGGACTGGTCGATTACTTCGAGGGCGACCGCCTGGTGGTCATCAACAAAGGCGGACCCGTGGGCGCCGGCGACCTCGCCGGGAGGGCGCTCATGATCAGCCAGCCGATCGGCGAGGTGCTCGCGGAGATCGAGGTCAGGCCGGTGGGCGGTGCCTGA